In Desulfofundulus kuznetsovii DSM 6115, the following are encoded in one genomic region:
- a CDS encoding Crp/Fnr family transcriptional regulator, translated as MLRGEIEQLRHIPLFAGLSDEQLAEIARLILDRKYRKGHIIFMEGEPGEAVYLLKSGRVKIYKQDEEGREHILHYINPGEVFAEVVLFDGGEYPACAEVVEDAHVGLIRNRDMDALILKNPSIALALLKIMARRLRVSQRQIMELALKDTTRRLTSVLLELAREHGEPEGNGIRITMPLTNQELANLVGTSRETANRILGELRRDKAVAVTRQGIVVFKERLKSWL; from the coding sequence ATGTTGCGGGGAGAAATAGAGCAGTTAAGACACATCCCCCTTTTTGCCGGGCTTTCCGATGAGCAACTGGCGGAAATTGCCCGCTTAATCTTGGACAGAAAATACCGCAAAGGACACATTATTTTTATGGAGGGGGAGCCCGGGGAAGCGGTTTACCTTCTAAAATCCGGACGGGTCAAAATCTACAAACAGGATGAGGAAGGGCGGGAACATATCCTGCACTATATCAACCCGGGCGAGGTTTTTGCCGAAGTGGTCCTCTTTGATGGCGGGGAATACCCGGCCTGCGCCGAAGTGGTGGAAGATGCCCACGTGGGGCTGATCCGCAACCGGGACATGGACGCCCTTATCTTAAAAAACCCTTCCATCGCCCTGGCCCTGCTGAAGATTATGGCCCGGCGTTTAAGGGTATCCCAGCGGCAAATCATGGAGCTGGCCTTGAAGGATACCACCCGCCGCCTGACCAGCGTGCTCCTGGAACTGGCCCGGGAACACGGTGAACCGGAAGGAAACGGTATCCGCATAACCATGCCCCTGACCAACCAGGAACTGGCCAATCTGGTAGGCACCTCCCGGGAAACAGCCAATCGCATTCTAGGTGAACTTCGCCGGGACAAGGCCGTTGCCGTAACCCGTCAGGGAATTGTGGTATTTAAGGAACGTTTAAAAAGCTGGCTTTAA
- the cobT gene encoding nicotinate-nucleotide--dimethylbenzimidazole phosphoribosyltransferase, whose protein sequence is MLLEKTIAEVGTLYPEPMAEAQKRLDSLIKPPGSLGRLEELAVQLAGITGNPRPVVGDRVIIIMAGDHGVVAEGVSVAPQEITHQQIPAFLTGVAGIGVLGRLAGARLVVVDVGVAVPVDYPGVLNRKVRPGAGNIARGPAMTREEAVRSVEVGIEVVQGEIDRGATLIGLGDMGIGNTTPSSAIAAVLGGYTPEEVTGRGTLVNDQVLRQKINVVARALEVNRPDPADALDVLAKVGGLEIGGLAGVILGAAARRVPVVIDGFITTAAAMVAVALQPRVKEFMIASHLSGEQGHRLMLEHLGLVPMLYLNMRLGEGTGAALAMHLVEAACRVINQMASFSEAGIANLDEDKILK, encoded by the coding sequence TTGCTGCTGGAAAAGACCATTGCCGAAGTGGGAACGTTATACCCCGAGCCCATGGCTGAAGCCCAAAAACGGCTGGACAGCCTGATCAAGCCACCCGGCAGCCTGGGCCGGCTGGAAGAGCTGGCCGTCCAACTGGCCGGTATTACCGGCAACCCCCGCCCCGTGGTTGGCGACCGGGTGATTATCATTATGGCCGGGGACCACGGGGTGGTGGCCGAGGGAGTGAGTGTGGCGCCCCAGGAGATCACCCACCAGCAGATTCCAGCCTTCCTCACGGGGGTGGCCGGTATCGGCGTGCTGGGGCGGCTGGCCGGCGCCCGCCTGGTAGTGGTGGACGTGGGGGTAGCGGTGCCGGTAGATTACCCCGGCGTGCTGAACCGGAAAGTGCGTCCCGGGGCGGGGAACATTGCCCGCGGCCCGGCCATGACCCGGGAGGAAGCGGTACGATCGGTGGAAGTGGGTATCGAGGTGGTCCAGGGGGAGATCGACCGGGGAGCCACTTTGATTGGCCTTGGCGATATGGGCATCGGAAACACCACTCCCAGCAGTGCCATTGCCGCGGTGCTGGGTGGTTATACCCCCGAGGAGGTTACCGGGCGGGGCACCCTGGTCAACGACCAGGTTCTGCGCCAGAAGATAAATGTGGTAGCCAGGGCGCTGGAAGTGAACCGGCCCGATCCCGCAGATGCTCTGGACGTGCTGGCCAAAGTAGGTGGGCTGGAGATTGGCGGCCTGGCCGGGGTTATTCTGGGGGCGGCCGCCCGGCGGGTGCCGGTGGTCATCGACGGCTTTATTACCACTGCCGCTGCCATGGTGGCGGTTGCCCTGCAGCCCCGGGTGAAGGAATTTATGATTGCTTCTCATCTTTCCGGTGAGCAGGGCCATCGTTTGATGCTGGAGCACCTGGGGTTGGTACCCATGCTTTACCTGAATATGCGTTTGGGTGAAGGAACCGGTGCGGCCCTGGCCATGCACCTGGTGGAGGCGGCCTGCCGGGTGATTAACCAGATGGCCAGCTTCAGCGAGGCGGGCATCGCCAATCTTGATGAAGATAAGATATTGAAGTAA
- the hslV gene encoding ATP-dependent protease subunit HslV: MFHATTIVAVHKDGRVAMAGDGQVTFGQHTILKHQAKKIRRLHNDRVIAGFAGSVADAFTLFEKFEGKLETYSGQLQRAAVELAKEWRMDKFLRRLEALLVVADRRHLLVLSGGGEVIEPDDGIAAIGSGGPYALAAARALAKHTDLSAGEIAREALLIAAGICVYTNDNITVEEL; this comes from the coding sequence ATGTTTCATGCCACAACTATTGTTGCGGTTCATAAGGATGGCCGGGTGGCCATGGCTGGGGATGGCCAGGTGACTTTCGGCCAGCATACTATATTGAAACACCAGGCGAAGAAGATTCGCCGCCTGCACAATGATCGTGTCATTGCCGGTTTTGCCGGTTCCGTAGCCGATGCCTTCACCCTTTTTGAAAAGTTTGAAGGAAAGCTGGAAACCTATTCCGGCCAGCTCCAGCGGGCTGCCGTGGAATTGGCCAAGGAATGGCGCATGGATAAGTTCTTGCGCCGCCTGGAAGCCCTGCTGGTGGTAGCCGACCGGCGGCATCTGCTCGTCCTTTCCGGGGGTGGGGAGGTTATTGAGCCGGATGATGGGATTGCAGCCATTGGTTCGGGAGGTCCCTACGCCCTGGCCGCCGCCCGGGCCCTGGCCAAACATACGGATCTTTCCGCCGGGGAAATCGCCCGGGAAGCCCTGTTGATTGCCGCGGGTATTTGCGTTTACACCAACGACAATATCACCGTGGAGGAGCTATAA
- a CDS encoding glycoside hydrolase family 15 protein, producing MRRKLLPLLPGAVIGNGRMLATIKNTGELYRLFWPHIDQAQHLGQFIVGIRQTAPAPEGVWWLHESPWHGEQHYLNETPVVLTCRRRDDVGLLVEQADFILPEEDVLARQYRVTNLSDRARTLNLVVYCTFLIDESALYDTMYLELTHQTLIQFRRNIFLALKAPGYPLVGYHTGRRDTPGDPLAAASRGEFYGDSSTLRAGAGALAWEMGEILPGETRELTLYLAAASSEAAVLELLSRVSGKSGQQWLEEAAGFWEHWLEHQPLAEGKGEENGAFRRSLMVLKLLTNRETGGSIAAPEFDPFYTGCGGYGYCWPRDGMYTALALDEAGYHREARDFYLFAARVQDPDGSWQQRYFTNGFWAPTWGKQIDQVGAVLWGYHHHFKLTRDREFLQKIWPSTFLGAAYLVEHLSPNGLPEPGLDLWEDNFIQSTYAAAAIYGGLRGAAALAGSIGAPEKAKKWSEAAETVRKSILTHLWNPDRQCFLRGINRRVSCYDYQCALDRGEQAWKDREPSGLYEIYWVEKDTRVDAAVLGLVFPFGVLEPEHPLMDETIKSIARVLGNNRVGGIHRYEWDGYRGGNPWILTTLWLGIIHALRGEQDTARALYRWALDNASPTGLLPEQVDKERGGPAWVIPLGWSHAMFILLHLALQGKLSFAKDKVDDAFIDTNRG from the coding sequence ATGCGTCGCAAACTGCTACCCCTCCTCCCCGGCGCCGTCATTGGCAACGGCCGCATGCTGGCTACCATTAAAAATACCGGGGAGCTTTACCGTCTGTTCTGGCCGCACATTGACCAGGCACAGCATCTCGGCCAGTTTATCGTAGGTATCCGCCAAACCGCCCCCGCCCCGGAAGGGGTCTGGTGGCTGCATGAGTCCCCATGGCACGGCGAACAGCATTACCTGAACGAAACCCCCGTGGTTCTTACCTGCAGGCGCCGGGATGACGTGGGCCTCCTGGTGGAACAGGCCGACTTTATTCTGCCCGAAGAAGATGTACTTGCTCGCCAGTACCGGGTGACCAATCTGTCCGACCGGGCACGCACCTTGAATTTAGTGGTCTACTGCACCTTTCTCATTGACGAATCAGCTCTTTATGATACCATGTACCTCGAGTTAACCCACCAGACGCTAATCCAATTCCGTCGCAACATTTTTCTGGCCTTAAAGGCGCCGGGTTACCCCCTGGTGGGGTATCATACCGGCCGCCGCGATACCCCCGGCGATCCCCTGGCGGCGGCCAGCCGGGGTGAGTTTTACGGCGACTCTTCCACCCTGCGCGCCGGCGCGGGAGCCCTGGCCTGGGAAATGGGGGAGATTTTGCCCGGGGAAACCCGTGAATTGACCCTTTACCTGGCCGCCGCGTCCAGTGAAGCTGCCGTTCTTGAGCTGCTTTCCAGGGTTTCCGGTAAATCGGGTCAACAGTGGCTGGAAGAAGCTGCCGGTTTTTGGGAACACTGGCTGGAACACCAGCCCCTGGCAGAGGGTAAGGGGGAAGAAAACGGTGCCTTTCGCCGGTCCCTGATGGTTTTAAAACTCCTCACCAACCGGGAAACGGGCGGCAGCATTGCTGCCCCTGAATTTGATCCGTTTTATACCGGTTGCGGCGGATACGGCTATTGCTGGCCCCGGGACGGCATGTACACCGCCCTGGCCCTGGACGAAGCCGGCTATCACCGGGAGGCCCGGGATTTTTACCTTTTCGCCGCCCGGGTGCAGGATCCCGATGGAAGCTGGCAGCAGCGCTACTTTACCAATGGCTTTTGGGCCCCCACCTGGGGAAAACAAATCGACCAGGTAGGAGCGGTTTTATGGGGCTACCACCACCACTTCAAACTGACCCGGGACAGGGAATTCTTGCAAAAAATATGGCCTTCAACTTTTTTAGGTGCCGCTTACCTGGTGGAACACCTTTCCCCAAACGGGTTGCCCGAACCGGGACTGGATCTGTGGGAAGACAACTTTATCCAGAGTACCTACGCAGCGGCGGCAATTTACGGGGGACTGAGAGGCGCCGCGGCCCTGGCCGGAAGCATAGGCGCACCCGAAAAGGCAAAAAAATGGAGCGAGGCAGCGGAAACTGTACGGAAATCCATTCTCACCCACCTCTGGAATCCCGACCGGCAGTGCTTCCTGCGGGGGATCAACCGCCGGGTTAGCTGCTACGATTACCAGTGCGCCCTGGACCGGGGCGAACAGGCCTGGAAAGACAGGGAACCCTCGGGATTGTATGAAATTTACTGGGTGGAAAAGGACACCCGCGTTGACGCCGCCGTTCTGGGCCTGGTGTTCCCCTTTGGGGTCCTCGAACCCGAACATCCCTTAATGGATGAAACCATAAAAAGTATAGCCCGGGTACTGGGCAACAACCGGGTAGGGGGCATTCATCGCTATGAATGGGACGGTTACCGCGGCGGAAACCCCTGGATATTAACTACCCTCTGGTTGGGAATCATCCATGCCCTGCGGGGTGAGCAGGATACTGCCCGCGCCCTCTACCGCTGGGCACTGGATAATGCCAGCCCCACCGGTCTGTTGCCCGAACAAGTGGACAAAGAACGGGGCGGGCCGGCCTGGGTAATACCTCTGGGCTGGTCCCACGCCATGTTTATCCTCCTCCACCTCGCCCTGCAGGGAAAACTTTCGTTTGCGAAAGATAAAGTAGATGACGCTTTCATCGACACCAACAGGGGATGA
- the codY gene encoding GTP-sensing pleiotropic transcriptional regulator CodY, whose translation MRNLLEKTRALNKLLQKSAGYPVDYKEMAATLSENIGCSVYIIDRRGKALGYAFMKGFSCEIMREMVESPEGFPEEYNEYLLRINETQANFCQTVNACVFNHNQRCKFNNKVTTVVPIVGAGSRLGTLILARFGSNFTDEDLILAEYGATVVGMEILRARADRMEEEARKRAAVQIALGTLSYSELDAVQHIFEELDGDEGLLVASKIADRVGITRSVIVNALRKFESAGVIESKSLGMKGTYIRVLNDRLLEELERLKQH comes from the coding sequence ATGCGCAATCTTCTGGAAAAAACCCGTGCATTGAACAAACTGCTGCAAAAATCCGCCGGTTATCCGGTAGATTATAAAGAGATGGCTGCTACCTTAAGTGAAAATATAGGTTGCAGTGTTTACATTATCGACCGGCGGGGTAAGGCTCTGGGTTATGCCTTTATGAAAGGTTTCAGCTGTGAGATCATGCGTGAAATGGTGGAGTCCCCCGAGGGTTTCCCCGAAGAATATAATGAATACCTGTTGCGTATTAACGAAACACAGGCCAACTTTTGCCAGACTGTAAATGCATGCGTGTTCAATCACAACCAGCGCTGTAAGTTCAACAACAAGGTAACCACGGTAGTTCCCATCGTGGGAGCCGGTTCCCGCCTGGGAACCCTTATCCTGGCGAGGTTTGGCAGCAACTTTACTGACGAGGACTTAATCCTGGCCGAGTACGGGGCCACCGTAGTAGGAATGGAAATTCTGAGGGCCCGGGCCGACCGCATGGAAGAAGAGGCCCGCAAGCGGGCTGCGGTGCAGATTGCCCTGGGCACCCTGTCCTACTCCGAGCTGGATGCCGTGCAGCATATTTTCGAGGAACTGGATGGGGACGAGGGGCTGCTGGTGGCCAGCAAAATTGCCGACCGGGTAGGCATCACCAGATCGGTAATTGTCAACGCCCTGCGTAAGTTTGAAAGCGCCGGGGTGATTGAATCCAAGTCCCTGGGTATGAAGGGCACCTACATTCGGGTGTTAAACGACAGGCTGCTGGAGGAGCTGGAAAGACTCAAGCAGCATTAA
- a CDS encoding ferredoxin domain-containing protein codes for MGLREAMLMVAQLMALSARTAPKGLGQDYVGTRVLSGEELSRLADEMERFGRERGKVNFDRDADNVRRSDAVLLISLTENKPLGLNCGACGYSRCEDLQSHEGPEFPGPLCAWRLLDVGIALGSAVKTASLFNADNRIMYRVGTVARQMGLLQGPIVVGIPISATGKNIYFDRPVK; via the coding sequence ATGGGTTTGCGCGAGGCTATGCTAATGGTCGCTCAATTGATGGCCCTGTCGGCCCGGACCGCCCCCAAGGGGTTGGGCCAGGATTATGTGGGTACCCGGGTGCTGTCGGGAGAAGAGCTCTCCCGGCTGGCTGATGAAATGGAACGCTTTGGAAGGGAGCGGGGCAAGGTTAATTTCGACCGCGATGCCGATAATGTACGCCGCTCCGATGCAGTATTGCTCATTTCCCTGACGGAAAACAAGCCTTTAGGCTTAAATTGCGGGGCCTGCGGTTACAGCCGGTGTGAGGATTTACAAAGCCACGAAGGACCGGAGTTTCCTGGACCTCTGTGCGCCTGGCGTCTTTTAGATGTGGGTATTGCCCTGGGATCGGCGGTCAAAACGGCCAGCCTCTTTAACGCCGACAACCGGATCATGTACCGGGTGGGTACGGTGGCCCGCCAGATGGGTTTGCTCCAGGGTCCCATTGTGGTGGGTATTCCCATTTCCGCTACGGGCAAGAACATTTATTTTGATCGCCCGGTAAAGTAA
- a CDS encoding YgaP family membrane protein has protein sequence MRLKQNVGPTDRLARIVGGAAVALLARPPLLKVLGIYWALEGLLGYCLWYDLMNISSLPEKQRKPGEEDFSIAGGATDNRADILSFSRDMAESA, from the coding sequence ATGCGGCTAAAACAAAACGTAGGTCCCACGGACCGGCTGGCCCGCATAGTCGGGGGTGCAGCGGTGGCTCTGCTGGCCCGGCCGCCCTTGTTAAAGGTACTAGGTATTTACTGGGCTTTGGAGGGATTACTGGGTTACTGCTTATGGTATGATCTCATGAACATAAGTTCCTTGCCGGAAAAGCAACGCAAGCCGGGAGAGGAAGATTTTTCCATTGCCGGGGGAGCTACGGACAATCGTGCGGATATTTTATCGTTTTCCCGGGATATGGCGGAATCAGCTTAA
- a CDS encoding DUF342 domain-containing protein produces MVDEYLKVAISEDKMKAYVSAPGEVAVLDPESVYKALQAAGVVFGIKEDAVISFAASPQSEPLLVAEGEPPQPGVDERLEVLFDDGTLFERAVDEGKRVDFRETSTIVSVESGALLAVKHPPQPGLPGRAVTGEDLPPPPPRLLELRAGKGVELKENGTRVVALVNGRPWYKQAGNTYVFNVDPLLVHKGDVCIKSGNIRFKGDLKILGNVCEAMEVQATGCVEITGLVTRATVISGGKLQVHRGVIGSKLRAGSGFPGAKKLSFMLRDIQSNLDLLKQALEQLKRHQGNIDRVDFGRVLMTLMDTKFKNLRSLVKNTLREIAAIRAEVPGEVARCGRSLNCLVGLNPLTVKSFGDVIKDVESAAALLQETAENPADVVVPSAMSSTIQSSGSVYVTQRGCVNTTINAGQDVVVKGSFKGGEIFCEGNAEVEELGSALGAPPVVRVGVAGVIRVKRAFPGSVVQVGQRRLVLTQEMGSFKARLNKEGELDIVPGN; encoded by the coding sequence ATGGTCGATGAGTACCTGAAAGTAGCCATTAGCGAGGATAAAATGAAAGCTTATGTTTCTGCTCCGGGGGAAGTTGCCGTTCTGGATCCGGAATCGGTTTATAAGGCGCTGCAGGCGGCAGGAGTGGTCTTCGGAATCAAAGAAGATGCGGTAATCTCGTTTGCCGCGAGCCCCCAATCAGAGCCGCTGCTGGTGGCGGAAGGGGAGCCGCCGCAACCGGGTGTGGATGAGCGGCTGGAGGTGCTTTTTGACGATGGAACGCTTTTCGAAAGGGCTGTGGACGAGGGAAAGCGCGTTGATTTCCGGGAAACCAGTACCATTGTCTCTGTGGAATCCGGGGCCTTGCTGGCGGTAAAGCACCCCCCACAGCCCGGATTGCCCGGCAGGGCCGTGACCGGTGAGGATCTCCCTCCCCCGCCGCCACGGCTGTTGGAGCTGCGGGCGGGGAAAGGGGTGGAACTAAAGGAAAATGGTACCCGGGTGGTGGCCCTGGTTAACGGGCGGCCCTGGTATAAACAGGCCGGGAACACTTATGTTTTTAATGTTGACCCCCTGCTGGTTCACAAAGGGGATGTATGCATTAAAAGCGGTAACATCAGGTTTAAAGGGGACTTGAAAATTCTGGGCAATGTCTGCGAGGCCATGGAAGTTCAGGCTACCGGCTGTGTAGAAATCACCGGACTGGTGACCCGGGCCACGGTGATCAGCGGAGGCAAGTTGCAGGTGCACCGGGGGGTGATCGGCAGTAAACTGCGAGCCGGCAGCGGTTTTCCCGGGGCCAAAAAGCTTTCCTTCATGCTCCGGGACATTCAATCCAACCTGGACCTTCTCAAGCAGGCCCTGGAGCAGTTAAAGCGGCACCAGGGAAACATAGACCGGGTAGACTTCGGGCGGGTCCTTATGACCCTGATGGATACAAAATTCAAAAACCTGCGTTCCCTGGTGAAAAACACCCTGCGGGAAATTGCCGCCATCAGGGCAGAGGTGCCCGGTGAAGTGGCCAGATGCGGCCGTTCCTTAAACTGCCTGGTTGGGCTGAATCCCCTGACGGTAAAAAGTTTTGGCGATGTAATCAAGGATGTGGAATCTGCCGCTGCCCTGCTGCAGGAGACTGCTGAAAACCCGGCCGATGTGGTGGTCCCTTCGGCCATGAGTTCCACCATCCAGAGTTCCGGCAGCGTTTATGTGACCCAGCGGGGGTGTGTCAATACCACCATTAATGCCGGGCAGGATGTGGTGGTTAAAGGTTCTTTCAAGGGCGGGGAGATCTTTTGTGAGGGTAATGCCGAGGTAGAGGAACTGGGCAGCGCCCTGGGGGCACCTCCGGTGGTCCGGGTAGGGGTGGCCGGCGTAATCAGAGTAAAGCGGGCCTTCCCGGGGTCCGTGGTGCAGGTGGGGCAGCGCCGCCTGGTTCTTACGCAGGAAATGGGCTCCTTTAAAGCCCGTCTCAATAAAGAGGGAGAACTGGATATTGTCCCCGGAAATTAA
- a CDS encoding NADH-dependent [FeFe] hydrogenase, group A6, giving the protein METAPIPAGHCEPVPQPEEEKVRIWINDRPVEVPKGMNLLEICRSEGIDIPSLCYLPGVHEAGICRVCLVEVEANGRRALQASCVYPASEGIKVYTHSPRARRARKRVVELLLSEHGGECPTCVRNLNCELQRLADEMGIRRVRVTGERRRYPIANKNPFIIRDYNKCIRCRRCEAVCREIQGVGVLGPRNRGFDLVIGPPFNKDLGEVDCISCGQCVMVCPTGALTEREYIDEVWRAIEDPDKFVVVQAAPAIQVTLGEAFGLGAGTVVRGKLAAALRRLGFDRVFTTELAADLTIVEEAHELLERLKGHGKLPLISSCSPGWVKFCEHFYPEFLDNLSTCKSPMEMFGALAKTYYAEKEGLDPKKMVVVGVMPCTAKKFEAARPELVTRGLRDVDYVLTTRELARMIRQAGIRFDELADEEFDQPLGLSTGAGVIFAATGGVMEAAIRTAYALVEGRDLPTRLEFREFRGLRGIKEARLKLKNQTLRLAVAHGTRNARRLLERIKRGEKFHFIEIMACPGGCVGGGGQPILGRLNRREAKMVERRMQRAQALYKIDLNKKLRRAHENPAVQQIYREFLGHPLSEKAKEILHTRYTPRGRTNHRLLH; this is encoded by the coding sequence GTGGAAACAGCCCCAATACCCGCCGGTCATTGCGAACCCGTCCCCCAGCCGGAGGAGGAAAAGGTCAGAATCTGGATCAACGACCGGCCGGTGGAAGTACCCAAGGGGATGAATTTGCTGGAGATCTGCCGCTCCGAAGGTATCGATATCCCCAGCCTTTGCTACCTGCCGGGTGTCCATGAAGCAGGCATATGCCGGGTCTGCCTGGTGGAAGTGGAAGCTAACGGCAGAAGGGCTTTACAGGCTTCCTGCGTTTACCCGGCCAGCGAAGGCATTAAGGTATACACCCACAGCCCCCGGGCCAGGCGGGCCCGGAAAAGGGTTGTCGAGCTGTTGCTCTCAGAACACGGAGGAGAATGCCCCACCTGTGTACGCAATCTCAACTGCGAGCTGCAGCGTCTGGCCGATGAAATGGGTATCCGCAGGGTAAGGGTTACCGGAGAACGGCGCCGTTATCCCATAGCCAATAAAAATCCCTTTATCATCAGGGACTACAACAAATGTATCAGATGCCGCCGCTGCGAGGCGGTCTGCCGGGAGATACAGGGTGTTGGCGTCCTGGGCCCGCGCAACCGGGGTTTTGACCTGGTTATCGGCCCACCCTTCAATAAGGATTTGGGCGAGGTAGACTGTATTAGCTGCGGTCAGTGTGTAATGGTTTGCCCCACCGGCGCCCTCACCGAAAGGGAATATATTGATGAGGTGTGGCGGGCCATTGAGGACCCGGATAAATTTGTGGTGGTACAGGCCGCCCCGGCCATCCAGGTCACTCTGGGAGAAGCCTTTGGCCTGGGAGCGGGAACGGTAGTGCGGGGTAAATTGGCCGCCGCCCTGCGGCGCCTGGGTTTTGACCGGGTCTTCACCACCGAACTGGCCGCAGACCTGACCATTGTGGAAGAAGCCCACGAACTGCTGGAGCGGCTGAAAGGGCACGGCAAACTGCCCCTGATCTCTTCCTGCAGCCCGGGATGGGTGAAATTCTGCGAACATTTCTATCCCGAATTCCTGGACAACCTGAGCACCTGTAAATCCCCCATGGAAATGTTTGGCGCCCTGGCCAAGACCTATTATGCGGAAAAAGAAGGCCTGGATCCCAAGAAAATGGTGGTCGTGGGGGTAATGCCCTGTACGGCTAAAAAATTTGAAGCCGCCCGGCCCGAACTGGTTACCCGGGGCTTAAGGGATGTGGATTACGTTTTGACCACCCGGGAATTGGCCCGGATGATCCGCCAGGCGGGTATCCGGTTTGATGAACTGGCAGACGAAGAATTCGACCAACCCCTGGGGTTGTCCACCGGAGCCGGCGTTATTTTTGCCGCCACCGGGGGAGTCATGGAAGCAGCCATACGCACCGCTTATGCCCTGGTGGAAGGCAGGGATTTACCCACCCGGCTGGAATTCCGGGAATTCCGCGGCCTGCGTGGCATTAAGGAAGCACGGCTAAAACTAAAGAACCAGACCCTGCGCCTGGCCGTGGCCCATGGCACCAGGAACGCCCGCCGCCTGCTGGAGCGGATCAAGAGGGGAGAAAAATTTCATTTTATCGAGATCATGGCCTGCCCGGGAGGATGTGTGGGCGGAGGCGGCCAACCCATTTTGGGACGCCTGAACCGGCGGGAAGCAAAAATGGTGGAACGCCGTATGCAAAGGGCCCAGGCTTTGTATAAAATAGATTTAAACAAAAAGCTTCGCCGCGCCCACGAAAACCCGGCGGTACAGCAAATTTACCGGGAGTTTCTCGGTCACCCATTGAGCGAAAAAGCCAAAGAGATTCTGCACACCCGTTATACTCCCCGGGGAAGAACCAATCACCGCCTGTTGCATTAG
- the hslU gene encoding ATP-dependent protease ATPase subunit HslU yields MENLTPRQIVAELDKYVIGQKEAKRAVAIALRNRYRRSRLPEELRDEVVPKNILMIGPTGVGKTEIARRLAKLVKAPFIKVEATKFTEVGYVGRDVESMVRDLVETSIRMVRQEKMEKVMDKASKMAEERIIELLAPLPRQETPRNPLEAILGSAFGGVTRQGGETDSMQESRIKRVQFERETLRQKLARGELENEYLEIEVEDTTVPTLEVFTGSGVEELGINIQDVLGGIFPKKKRKRKVTVAEARKILTQQEAQKLIDMDEVTTDAVRRAEEHGIIFLDEIDKIASREGGAGPDVSRGGVQRDILPIVEGSTVMTKYGPVKTDHILFIAAGAFHMAKPSDLIPELQGRFPIRVELSSLSEEDFLQILTEPENALIKQYTALLATEGVNVKFSQDSLVEIAKIAYTVNEQTENIGARRLHTIMEKLLEDLSFDAPELQGQTITIDRDYVQQKLGDIVKNEDLSRYIL; encoded by the coding sequence ATGGAAAACCTTACCCCACGCCAGATCGTAGCCGAGCTGGATAAATACGTGATCGGGCAAAAAGAGGCCAAAAGGGCGGTGGCCATTGCCCTGCGCAACCGCTACCGCCGCAGCCGCCTGCCCGAGGAACTGCGGGACGAGGTGGTGCCCAAGAACATCCTGATGATTGGCCCTACGGGAGTGGGTAAAACGGAAATTGCCCGCCGCCTGGCCAAACTGGTGAAGGCCCCCTTTATCAAGGTGGAGGCCACCAAGTTTACGGAAGTGGGTTATGTGGGCCGGGATGTGGAGAGCATGGTCCGGGATCTCGTGGAGACATCGATCCGCATGGTGCGCCAGGAAAAGATGGAAAAGGTCATGGACAAGGCGAGTAAAATGGCTGAAGAGCGGATCATCGAGCTGCTCGCCCCCCTGCCCCGCCAGGAAACACCCCGCAATCCCCTCGAGGCCATTTTAGGAAGCGCCTTTGGCGGCGTGACCCGGCAAGGTGGGGAAACCGATTCCATGCAGGAAAGCCGGATCAAGCGGGTGCAGTTCGAACGGGAGACCCTGCGCCAGAAGCTGGCCCGGGGCGAGCTGGAAAACGAATACCTGGAAATCGAAGTGGAAGATACCACCGTACCTACCCTGGAGGTGTTCACCGGTTCCGGGGTGGAAGAATTGGGCATCAATATCCAGGACGTGCTGGGGGGCATTTTCCCCAAAAAGAAGCGTAAACGCAAGGTAACGGTGGCCGAGGCCCGGAAAATACTCACCCAGCAGGAGGCACAAAAGCTGATCGATATGGACGAAGTGACTACTGATGCCGTGCGCCGGGCGGAGGAGCACGGGATTATCTTCCTGGACGAGATCGACAAAATTGCCAGCCGGGAAGGGGGGGCCGGACCCGACGTTTCCCGGGGCGGGGTGCAACGGGACATCCTGCCCATTGTAGAAGGTTCAACGGTGATGACCAAGTACGGGCCGGTGAAAACCGACCACATCCTTTTTATTGCTGCCGGGGCGTTTCATATGGCCAAACCTTCGGATCTCATTCCCGAACTGCAGGGGCGTTTCCCCATTCGCGTCGAGTTATCGAGCCTTTCAGAAGAGGATTTTCTGCAAATTCTGACCGAGCCGGAAAACGCCTTAATTAAACAGTATACCGCCCTTTTAGCTACTGAGGGTGTCAACGTGAAATTTTCACAAGATTCTCTTGTCGAAATCGCAAAAATCGCTTATACTGTAAATGAGCAAACCGAAAACATAGGTGCCCGGCGGTTGCATACTATTATGGAAAAGCTGCTGGAAGATCTGTCCTTTGATGCACCGGAATTGCAGGGACAAACAATTACCATCGACCGGGATTACGTCCAGCAAAAACTAGGCGACATAGTAAAGAACGAAGACTTGAGTCGCTACATCTTATAA